From a single Actinomyces viscosus genomic region:
- a CDS encoding ABC transporter ATP-binding protein, with translation MSAFTSAADPSDGARTAAAPAGAPPGPASVPALQMVGLVKTFDRKVAVDRLSLDIPVSSFYGIVGPNGAGKTTSLSMATGLLRPDAGQALVHGIDVWAEPRRAKTLLGVLPDGLRTFDRLNGLELVTYSGLLRGLERDVVVPRATELVKVLGLWDAGTTLVADYSAGMRKKIHLACAMVHSPSILVLDEPFEAVDPISAQTIQAILRDYAAAGGTVVISSHVMATVQRLCDHVAIINAGRVVAAGTTQQVAAGGDLEQRFTELVGAQVRTEGLAWLRPSSS, from the coding sequence ATGTCCGCTTTTACCTCTGCCGCAGATCCGTCCGACGGCGCCCGCACGGCTGCCGCCCCGGCAGGGGCTCCGCCCGGCCCCGCCTCCGTACCGGCGCTCCAGATGGTGGGCCTGGTCAAGACCTTCGATCGCAAGGTCGCGGTGGATCGGCTCAGTCTCGACATCCCGGTCTCCAGCTTCTACGGCATCGTCGGCCCCAACGGCGCCGGCAAGACGACCAGCCTGTCGATGGCCACCGGCCTGCTGCGTCCCGATGCCGGTCAGGCGCTCGTCCACGGCATCGACGTGTGGGCCGAGCCCCGGCGGGCCAAGACTCTCCTGGGGGTTCTGCCCGACGGGCTGCGCACCTTCGACCGTCTCAACGGTCTTGAGCTCGTCACCTACTCCGGCCTCCTGCGAGGGCTGGAGCGCGATGTCGTCGTGCCTCGGGCGACTGAGCTGGTCAAGGTCCTGGGACTGTGGGACGCCGGAACGACCCTGGTGGCCGACTACTCGGCGGGAATGCGCAAGAAGATCCACCTAGCCTGCGCCATGGTGCACTCGCCCTCCATCCTGGTCCTGGACGAGCCCTTCGAGGCCGTCGACCCGATCTCGGCGCAGACGATCCAGGCGATCCTGCGCGACTACGCCGCCGCCGGGGGCACCGTGGTCATCTCCAGCCATGTCATGGCCACGGTGCAGCGCCTGTGCGACCACGTGGCGATCATCAACGCCGGCCGGGTCGTCGCTGCGGGGACGACGCAGCAGGTCGCCGCGGGCGGGGACCTCGAGCAGCGCTTCACCGAGCTGGTGGGGGCGCAGGTGCGGACGGAGGGGCTGGCATGGTTGCGACCCTCGTCAAGCTGA
- a CDS encoding transporter: MVATLVKLKWRLTLNALTKNAWAAVGTVIGALYGLGALGLVLAGAIGLGLGADPQVIALLLGSLGALLVAGWAVVPLLVTGVDSTLDPRAMAAWAAPSRGLAAGLLAAGALGVPGCLTAVVCLVPVLTWSVAGQVPAALLALLCAPAALATCVILSRIVVTAAGISSSRRGRETTAIIAFLSFLLVTQLPNLIPRLIGDDVVGFLERLRTVARVLGLSPFGWAFAAPGLMATGSVLSALALTIGAWVIPVALLPLWQRVVGKVMTSPGASRTRTRAYEASGAGSDPQHRNQPDVLPWASRLTAVLPVPAAAVAARCLRYWRTDPRYLLQLLSVMLVPVLLVLVPAMNSSRFILVVNGQRLGGSLALGHAPVFLLGMAPALAMFMGWVVHDDLGLDSTALWSHVSAGISGAHDRLGRVAAAAAWQVPTLLAVELLMSLWTGYWEALPAVTGASLAVYGCALAWSCLTSVLLPYETLAPGDSPMRSRTSGTAVVASIVQMVAMLLLLAVCSPVLGVAVYGIAQGLPLWGWVALLLGATWCGLALWGGVILGGRLLDRRGPQVLATIHAWPGHSQPV, from the coding sequence ATGGTTGCGACCCTCGTCAAGCTGAAGTGGCGCCTGACCCTCAACGCCCTGACCAAGAACGCCTGGGCCGCCGTCGGCACCGTGATCGGCGCTCTGTACGGGCTGGGAGCGCTCGGCCTGGTGCTGGCCGGTGCCATCGGACTCGGGCTGGGAGCGGACCCGCAGGTCATAGCGCTCCTCCTGGGATCCCTCGGGGCGCTGCTGGTGGCGGGCTGGGCAGTGGTGCCGCTGCTTGTCACCGGGGTCGACTCCACCCTCGACCCCCGAGCCATGGCCGCCTGGGCCGCGCCGTCGCGAGGGCTGGCGGCCGGGCTGCTGGCCGCCGGGGCCCTCGGCGTTCCCGGCTGCCTGACGGCCGTCGTCTGTCTTGTCCCAGTCCTCACCTGGTCGGTGGCCGGACAGGTCCCGGCGGCGCTGCTGGCACTGCTGTGCGCTCCGGCGGCCCTGGCCACCTGCGTCATCCTCTCCCGGATCGTCGTGACAGCCGCGGGGATCTCCTCCTCCCGGCGAGGACGTGAGACGACGGCGATCATCGCCTTCCTGTCCTTCCTGCTGGTCACGCAGCTGCCGAACCTGATCCCCAGGCTCATCGGGGACGACGTCGTCGGCTTCCTTGAGCGGCTCAGGACCGTTGCGCGGGTCCTGGGGCTGTCCCCCTTCGGCTGGGCCTTCGCCGCCCCCGGCCTCATGGCCACCGGTTCGGTGCTGTCGGCGCTGGCGCTGACGATCGGCGCCTGGGTCATCCCCGTGGCCCTGCTTCCCCTGTGGCAGCGCGTTGTGGGCAAGGTGATGACCTCCCCCGGTGCGTCTCGCACCCGGACGCGCGCCTACGAGGCCAGCGGCGCGGGCTCTGACCCGCAGCACCGCAACCAGCCCGATGTGCTGCCATGGGCCAGTCGGCTGACCGCCGTCCTGCCTGTGCCCGCTGCCGCCGTGGCGGCCCGCTGCCTGCGCTACTGGCGCACCGACCCCAGGTACCTGCTCCAGCTCCTGTCCGTCATGCTCGTGCCGGTCCTCCTCGTCCTGGTTCCCGCCATGAACTCAAGTCGATTCATCCTCGTCGTCAACGGTCAACGGCTGGGCGGCAGCCTCGCCCTCGGGCACGCACCGGTGTTCCTGCTGGGCATGGCGCCCGCGCTGGCGATGTTCATGGGATGGGTGGTCCACGACGACCTCGGCCTGGACTCCACCGCCCTGTGGAGCCACGTCAGCGCCGGCATCAGCGGAGCGCACGACCGGCTGGGGCGAGTCGCCGCAGCGGCTGCGTGGCAGGTCCCCACTCTGCTCGCCGTCGAGCTGCTCATGAGCCTGTGGACCGGGTACTGGGAGGCGCTGCCGGCAGTGACCGGTGCGAGCCTGGCTGTCTACGGCTGCGCGCTGGCATGGTCCTGCCTCACCAGCGTCCTTCTGCCCTATGAGACGCTCGCCCCCGGAGACAGTCCCATGCGCTCGCGGACGTCGGGAACGGCTGTTGTCGCCTCCATCGTCCAGATGGTGGCCATGCTTCTCCTGCTCGCCGTCTGCTCGCCCGTGCTCGGGGTCGCGGTCTACGGCATCGCCCAGGGCCTGCCGCTGTGGGGGTGGGTGGCCCTCCTGCTGGGGGCCACGTGGTGCGGTCTGGCGCTCTGGGGCGGGGTCATCCTGGGCGGCCGTCTGCTCGACCGGCGCGGACCGCAGGTCCTGGCCACGATCCACGCCTGGCCGGGGCACTCACAGCCGGTGTAA
- the nagB gene encoding glucosamine-6-phosphate deaminase, translating to MQLVILDSAQALAQRAADEIETLLRDKPAAVLGTATGSSPLPLYDELAARCAAGRLSFAEVTGFMLDEYVGLPAGHPERYATFMETNLRSRVDMRPGALHGPDALSQDLEAACRDYEAQMAAAGYCDLQILGIGSDGHIGFNEPGGALDSRTHVDQLHEQTRRDNARFFGGDVDAVPTKCITQGLATIMEARKLVLIATGEGKAEAIAHLVEGEVSPEWPATVMQRHDDALVLVDPAAASRLTSKP from the coding sequence GTGCAGCTTGTCATTCTGGACTCCGCGCAGGCGCTCGCGCAGCGGGCGGCCGACGAGATCGAGACGCTGCTCAGGGACAAACCGGCAGCCGTGCTGGGGACCGCCACCGGCTCCTCGCCCCTGCCCCTGTATGACGAGCTCGCTGCTCGCTGCGCCGCGGGTCGTCTCAGCTTCGCCGAGGTCACCGGCTTCATGCTCGACGAGTACGTCGGCCTGCCCGCAGGGCACCCGGAGCGCTACGCCACCTTCATGGAGACCAATCTGCGCTCTCGCGTTGACATGCGCCCCGGTGCCCTTCACGGCCCGGACGCGCTGAGCCAGGACCTCGAGGCCGCGTGCCGGGACTATGAGGCCCAGATGGCGGCGGCCGGCTACTGCGACCTGCAGATCCTCGGTATCGGCTCCGATGGGCACATCGGCTTCAACGAGCCCGGTGGCGCCCTCGACTCGCGCACACACGTCGATCAGCTCCACGAGCAGACCCGCCGCGACAACGCCCGCTTCTTCGGCGGTGACGTCGACGCCGTGCCCACCAAGTGCATCACCCAGGGGCTGGCCACGATCATGGAGGCCCGCAAGCTCGTCCTCATCGCCACCGGGGAGGGCAAGGCCGAGGCCATCGCCCATCTCGTGGAGGGCGAGGTGAGTCCCGAGTGGCCCGCAACCGTCATGCAGCGCCACGACGACGCCCTGGTGCTGGTCGACCCGGCGGCTGCCAGCCGGCTCACCTCGAAGCCCTGA
- a CDS encoding DUF3039 domain-containing protein has translation MTDVLASADPGSPGAPTDPAAEPTQGVGTAVLEREELQSTDDGDADRFAHYVRKDKIAAAAVTGRPVVALCGKVWTPGRDPSKYPVCPTCKSIYEEMRGGDESGGGKGPRFPRFPFGRGGR, from the coding sequence ATGACAGACGTCCTCGCCAGTGCTGACCCGGGATCGCCCGGAGCTCCGACCGACCCGGCCGCCGAGCCCACTCAGGGCGTCGGTACGGCCGTCCTGGAGCGCGAGGAGCTCCAGTCGACCGACGACGGCGACGCGGACCGTTTCGCTCACTACGTCCGCAAGGACAAGATCGCCGCGGCCGCCGTCACCGGGCGTCCCGTCGTCGCCCTGTGCGGCAAGGTGTGGACGCCCGGCCGGGACCCGTCGAAGTACCCGGTGTGCCCCACCTGCAAGTCCATCTACGAGGAGATGCGTGGCGGGGACGAGTCCGGCGGCGGCAAGGGCCCTCGCTTCCCGCGCTTCCCCTTCGGGCGAGGCGGTCGGTGA
- a CDS encoding DEAD/DEAH box helicase encodes MNVARGGQATHPTPTRASTSAAQNLSPAYPRRAAWGTAGSLRAWQAAALGQYLETMPQDFLAVATPGAGKTTFALRVATELLSSGDVHKVTIVCPTEHLKYQWAEAAARVGIHIDPSYSNSQGALGSRFDGVALTYAQVAANANLHRARTDQARTLVILDEIHHGGDALSWGDAIREAFTPARRRLALTGTPFRSDTSPIPFVRYQEDASGSKRSQADYSYGYSDALRDGVVRPVMFMSYSGQMRWRTKAGDEVAARLGEPLTKDLESQAWRTALDPTGEWIPAVLAAADQRLSEVRRQVPDAGGLVIASDQAKARAYAKQLRAITGQAPTVVLSDDNGASSRIEAFSASTDRWLVAVRMVSEGVDVPRLAVGVYATSTSTPLFFAQAVGRFVRSRARGEIASVFLPSVTPLLALAGEMEVARDHVLSRPDSAAQEDALFSPEDRLLAEANRTENASDALLPGFEAMDSQAEFDRVLFDGGEFGTGAMVGSIEEQEYLGLPGLLEPEQVTALLRQRQDKQIASQKKQAAAEARRRKNSGVDDARRRAAARKELSQLVAAWARRSSQPHGVVHNELRRVCGGPEVAAASTEEIEKRIQTLRRWFVGKR; translated from the coding sequence GTGAACGTCGCCCGCGGCGGCCAGGCGACCCATCCCACCCCGACGCGCGCCTCGACGTCGGCGGCCCAGAACCTCTCCCCGGCCTACCCGCGCCGCGCAGCCTGGGGGACGGCAGGATCACTGCGTGCCTGGCAGGCCGCAGCCCTGGGGCAGTACCTGGAGACGATGCCTCAGGACTTCCTGGCGGTGGCCACGCCCGGGGCCGGTAAGACGACCTTCGCGCTGCGGGTGGCCACCGAGCTGCTCAGCTCCGGTGACGTCCACAAGGTGACGATCGTCTGCCCCACCGAGCACCTCAAGTACCAGTGGGCCGAGGCCGCCGCCCGCGTCGGTATCCACATCGACCCCTCCTACTCCAACTCCCAAGGAGCGCTGGGATCGCGATTCGACGGTGTCGCCCTGACCTACGCGCAGGTGGCCGCCAACGCCAACCTGCACCGCGCCCGCACGGACCAGGCCCGCACCCTCGTCATCCTCGACGAGATCCACCACGGTGGAGACGCTCTGAGCTGGGGCGACGCGATACGCGAGGCCTTCACGCCGGCACGCCGCCGGCTGGCCCTGACCGGAACCCCCTTCCGCTCCGACACCTCCCCGATCCCGTTCGTGCGCTACCAGGAGGACGCCTCCGGCTCAAAGCGCTCCCAGGCGGACTACTCCTACGGCTACTCCGACGCGCTGCGCGACGGCGTCGTGCGCCCGGTGATGTTCATGTCCTACTCAGGACAGATGCGCTGGCGCACCAAGGCGGGCGATGAGGTCGCGGCCCGCCTGGGCGAGCCCCTCACCAAGGACCTGGAGTCCCAGGCATGGCGCACCGCGCTCGACCCGACGGGGGAGTGGATCCCCGCGGTCCTGGCCGCCGCCGACCAGCGCCTGAGCGAGGTACGCCGTCAGGTGCCCGACGCCGGAGGCCTCGTCATCGCCTCCGACCAGGCCAAGGCCCGCGCCTACGCCAAGCAGCTGCGCGCCATCACCGGCCAGGCCCCCACCGTGGTCCTCTCCGACGACAACGGCGCCTCCAGCCGCATCGAGGCCTTCTCCGCGTCCACCGACCGCTGGCTGGTGGCTGTGCGCATGGTCTCCGAGGGCGTCGACGTCCCCCGGCTCGCCGTGGGCGTCTATGCCACCTCGACCTCCACCCCGCTCTTCTTCGCCCAGGCCGTGGGGCGCTTCGTGCGCTCACGGGCCCGCGGCGAGATAGCCTCCGTCTTCCTGCCCTCGGTGACTCCTCTGCTGGCCCTGGCCGGGGAGATGGAGGTGGCCCGCGACCACGTCCTGAGCCGCCCCGACTCGGCGGCGCAGGAGGACGCCCTGTTCAGCCCCGAGGACCGGCTGCTCGCCGAGGCCAACAGGACTGAGAACGCCTCGGACGCACTGTTGCCCGGCTTCGAGGCCATGGACAGCCAGGCCGAGTTCGACCGGGTCCTCTTCGACGGCGGCGAGTTCGGAACCGGCGCCATGGTCGGCAGCATCGAGGAGCAGGAGTACCTGGGACTGCCGGGGCTGCTGGAGCCCGAGCAGGTGACCGCCCTGCTGCGCCAGCGTCAGGACAAGCAGATCGCCTCCCAGAAGAAGCAGGCGGCGGCCGAGGCCCGCAGGCGGAAGAACTCGGGCGTCGACGACGCCCGGCGCCGGGCCGCCGCCCGTAAGGAGCTCTCCCAGCTGGTGGCTGCCTGGGCCCGCCGCTCCAGCCAGCCGCACGGTGTCGTGCACAATGAGCTTCGACGCGTGTGCGGAGGCCCTGAGGTGGCGGCGGCCTCCACCGAGGAGATCGAGAAGCGCATCCAGACCCTGCGGCGCTGGTTCGTCGGTAAGCGCTGA
- a CDS encoding nicotinate phosphoribosyltransferase gives MNDYVPAAAAASIDVSAASTSLLTDMYELTMLQGALASGTATRRSVFELFGRRLPGSRRFGVVAGTGRLLDAIEAFTFTPAQIDFLHRTGVVNDETLDFLRGYRFTGTIRGYAEGECYFAGSPLLTVEGTFAEACILETLALSIYNYDCAVAAAASRMTIAAHGRPCVDFGARRAHELAAVAAARASVVGGFVGTSNLEAGLLYGIPTVGTSAHSFTLLHDTEEEAFAAQVASLGPSTTILVDTYDIATGVERAVKAARAAGGELGAVRLDSGDLVAEAFKVRAQLDALGATTTKITVTNDLDEHAIAALGAAPVDSYGVGTKLVTGSGRPTAALVYKLVEREGADGAMEEVAKFSSGGKSTVGGRKWAGRTLTAEGTAAEELVVSCSSREQGLGALEEAGARPLQVLLVDEGTIIEEHRGQEALSTAAERHRASRAELPYDAWRLSDGESALPTRHVDLDGRGATRR, from the coding sequence GTGAACGACTACGTGCCCGCTGCCGCCGCTGCCTCGATCGACGTGTCCGCGGCCTCGACCTCACTGCTGACCGACATGTATGAGCTCACCATGCTCCAGGGAGCGCTGGCATCGGGGACCGCCACGAGACGCAGCGTCTTCGAGCTCTTCGGCCGCAGGCTTCCCGGCTCGCGCCGCTTCGGCGTCGTCGCGGGCACCGGCCGGCTGCTGGACGCCATCGAGGCCTTCACCTTCACCCCCGCCCAGATCGACTTCCTGCACCGCACCGGGGTCGTCAATGATGAGACCCTGGACTTCCTGCGCGGCTACCGCTTCACCGGCACGATCCGGGGCTACGCCGAGGGCGAGTGCTACTTCGCAGGCTCCCCGCTGCTGACCGTCGAGGGGACCTTCGCCGAGGCCTGCATCCTGGAGACCCTGGCCCTGTCGATCTACAACTACGACTGCGCCGTCGCCGCAGCTGCCTCCCGCATGACGATCGCCGCCCACGGGCGTCCTTGCGTGGACTTCGGCGCTCGCCGCGCCCACGAGCTGGCGGCCGTGGCCGCTGCCCGGGCGTCGGTGGTCGGTGGTTTCGTGGGGACAAGCAACCTGGAGGCGGGGCTCCTCTACGGGATTCCCACGGTAGGAACCTCGGCGCACTCCTTCACCCTTCTGCACGACACCGAGGAGGAGGCCTTCGCCGCTCAGGTGGCCAGCCTGGGTCCGAGCACCACCATCCTGGTGGACACCTACGACATCGCCACCGGCGTGGAGCGCGCGGTCAAGGCGGCGCGGGCCGCGGGCGGGGAGCTCGGAGCAGTACGTCTGGACTCCGGCGACCTGGTGGCCGAGGCCTTCAAGGTGCGCGCCCAGCTCGACGCCCTGGGAGCGACGACGACGAAGATCACCGTCACCAACGACCTCGACGAGCACGCCATCGCCGCGCTGGGGGCGGCCCCCGTGGACTCCTACGGGGTGGGCACCAAGCTCGTCACCGGGTCGGGTCGCCCAACCGCTGCGCTCGTCTACAAGCTGGTGGAGCGCGAGGGGGCCGACGGCGCCATGGAGGAGGTCGCCAAGTTCTCCTCGGGCGGCAAGTCCACCGTGGGGGGGCGCAAGTGGGCCGGTCGCACCCTCACTGCCGAGGGCACGGCGGCCGAGGAGCTGGTGGTCTCCTGCAGCTCTCGCGAGCAGGGACTGGGGGCCTTGGAGGAGGCCGGTGCCCGGCCGCTCCAGGTGCTCCTGGTCGATGAGGGCACGATCATTGAGGAGCACCGCGGCCAGGAGGCGCTGAGCACGGCGGCGGAGAGGCACCGGGCGTCCCGCGCCGAGCTGCCCTACGACGCCTGGCGTCTGAGCGATGGCGAGTCGGCCCTGCCCACCCGCCACGTCGACCTCGACGGACGCGGCGCCACCCGGCGCTGA
- the clpS gene encoding ATP-dependent Clp protease adapter ClpS, with translation MSASLPVAEPEILEETRVRAQRLWCTVVHDDPVNTMSYVTWVFHSYFGFSLPVAEARMMQVHTTGRAVVSRGARERMEVDVTAMHGYGLRATIEPLGDDDGSASDSAGGE, from the coding sequence ATGAGCGCCTCGTTGCCCGTCGCGGAACCGGAGATCCTGGAGGAGACGCGTGTCCGTGCCCAGCGTCTGTGGTGCACCGTGGTTCATGACGACCCGGTCAACACGATGAGCTATGTGACCTGGGTCTTCCACTCCTACTTCGGCTTCTCCCTGCCCGTGGCCGAGGCGCGCATGATGCAGGTGCACACCACCGGCCGCGCTGTGGTCTCCCGGGGAGCCCGCGAGCGCATGGAGGTCGATGTGACCGCGATGCACGGCTACGGTCTGCGGGCCACGATCGAGCCCCTGGGCGATGATGACGGGTCTGCGAGCGATTCCGCAGGAGGAGAGTAG
- a CDS encoding DUF2017 family protein: protein MRAFRRVSQGLACGLDDWERELLARLALEVRTLLQADDPADAGADEPAASSSPRTDPGRPGESERDREVLAALDLDLDPPANRVHVGRSTTDPVVGILLPQASEDPVTAMEVSSLTRGRLRDGKVDRLARLAAELRAPSGPEGTILVALGQESDWLGAINDIRLVLAQRLGIDSSQDAGRVHDVAFQEAPESETPHEQWYRGTALVYDMVTWWQESLVSALFGGTGPA, encoded by the coding sequence GTGCGAGCCTTCCGACGAGTCTCTCAGGGGCTGGCCTGCGGCCTCGACGACTGGGAGCGTGAGCTTCTCGCCCGGCTGGCCCTTGAGGTCAGGACTCTTCTCCAGGCGGATGATCCCGCCGATGCGGGGGCGGACGAGCCCGCCGCGTCGTCATCGCCCCGTACCGATCCGGGGCGCCCAGGGGAGAGCGAGCGGGATCGCGAGGTCCTGGCGGCTCTGGACCTCGATCTCGATCCGCCGGCCAATCGCGTTCACGTCGGCCGGTCGACGACGGATCCGGTCGTCGGCATCCTGCTTCCGCAGGCCTCCGAGGACCCGGTGACCGCGATGGAGGTGAGCAGCCTGACCCGTGGGCGCCTGCGAGACGGCAAGGTCGACCGCCTGGCGCGGCTGGCCGCCGAGCTGCGTGCCCCGTCGGGGCCTGAGGGAACGATCCTGGTGGCGCTCGGTCAGGAGTCGGACTGGCTGGGTGCGATCAACGACATCCGCCTCGTGCTGGCTCAGCGCCTGGGCATCGACTCGTCTCAGGACGCCGGGCGCGTCCACGACGTCGCCTTCCAGGAGGCCCCTGAGAGCGAGACGCCTCACGAGCAGTGGTACCGGGGCACTGCGCTCGTCTACGACATGGTCACCTGGTGGCAGGAATCACTGGTATCCGCGCTGTTCGGGGGCACAGGGCCCGCATAG
- the murI gene encoding glutamate racemase, with protein sequence MFDSGVGGLTVARSVLDQLPHEQVLYIGDTANGPYGPRDIAEVRSLALSIMDELVDRGVKLLVIACNTASAAVLHDARERYTLGRGVPVIEVIHPAARTAARVTRNGRVGLIATRGTVDSRAYDDALQAVPGVELFSQACPRFVELAERGVTTGPEVLDVAEEYLAPIKAAGVDTLILGCTHYPLLVGPISYMMGEDVTLVTSSDETAKDVYRALARKDLLRGPDGPEPRHEFRSTGDPEAFSVLARRFLGPEVAVVERVAFASDAAGAHREPPDLSPLPTAL encoded by the coding sequence ATGTTCGACTCTGGGGTCGGTGGCCTCACCGTCGCCCGTTCTGTCCTCGACCAGCTGCCCCATGAGCAGGTGCTCTACATCGGGGACACCGCCAACGGTCCCTATGGTCCCAGGGACATCGCCGAGGTCCGCTCCCTGGCCCTGAGCATCATGGACGAGCTCGTGGACCGCGGGGTCAAGCTGCTCGTCATCGCCTGCAACACCGCTTCCGCGGCCGTCCTGCACGATGCGCGTGAGCGCTACACGCTGGGGAGAGGCGTCCCGGTCATCGAGGTGATTCACCCGGCGGCGCGCACGGCGGCCCGGGTGACCCGCAACGGCAGGGTGGGTCTGATCGCCACCCGAGGGACGGTTGACTCGCGCGCCTACGACGACGCGCTCCAGGCCGTGCCCGGGGTCGAGCTCTTCTCACAGGCCTGCCCGCGCTTCGTCGAGCTCGCCGAGCGAGGCGTGACCACCGGTCCGGAGGTGCTCGACGTCGCCGAGGAGTACCTCGCTCCCATCAAGGCCGCCGGCGTGGACACCCTTATCCTGGGATGCACCCACTACCCCCTGCTGGTCGGGCCGATCTCCTACATGATGGGGGAGGACGTGACCCTGGTGACCTCCTCGGACGAGACCGCCAAGGACGTCTACCGGGCGCTGGCCCGCAAGGACCTCCTGCGCGGCCCCGACGGTCCCGAGCCGCGTCACGAGTTCCGCTCCACCGGTGACCCGGAGGCCTTCTCGGTGCTGGCTCGGCGCTTCCTCGGGCCCGAGGTCGCCGTCGTCGAGCGTGTCGCCTTCGCCTCTGATGCCGCGGGCGCCCACCGCGAGCCGCCCGACCTTTCCCCGCTTCCCACCGCCCTCTGA
- a CDS encoding MBL fold metallo-hydrolase: MRLTIIGCSGSMSGPQSSASSYLVQADGVDADGALRTYSIVLDLGPGSMGQLLRHLDPAELDAIAISHCHADHMVDLVGMHVYRRWLPTGALGPVACLGPSELLERLQGVDGVPPSERYATEFGFVTAVPGRSYSVGPMVISPFEALHPVEAYGYRIEGPSEQDPSKRVSLAFTGDTDSCQGMSDMAQGVDLLLAEAAFVEGRDTVGGMHMTGRRAGELAAQAGAGHLVLTHIQPWTDPAVPLKEAASVYSGPLEAATADAVWEL, encoded by the coding sequence ATGAGACTCACGATTATCGGCTGCTCGGGATCCATGTCGGGTCCCCAGTCCTCGGCCTCCTCCTACCTGGTTCAGGCCGACGGAGTCGATGCCGACGGCGCGCTGCGCACCTACTCGATCGTGCTGGACCTCGGGCCGGGGTCAATGGGCCAGCTGCTGCGACACCTTGATCCCGCCGAGCTCGACGCCATCGCGATCTCGCACTGCCACGCCGACCACATGGTCGACCTGGTGGGGATGCACGTCTACCGGCGCTGGCTTCCCACCGGCGCGCTCGGACCGGTTGCCTGCCTGGGGCCCTCGGAGCTGCTGGAGCGTCTTCAGGGGGTCGACGGCGTGCCTCCCAGCGAGCGCTACGCCACGGAGTTCGGATTCGTCACCGCGGTGCCCGGCAGGTCCTACAGCGTCGGCCCCATGGTGATCTCGCCCTTCGAGGCCCTCCACCCGGTGGAGGCCTACGGGTACCGGATCGAGGGGCCGAGCGAGCAGGACCCGTCCAAGCGAGTCAGCCTGGCCTTCACCGGGGACACGGACTCCTGCCAGGGCATGAGCGACATGGCTCAAGGTGTGGACCTCCTCCTGGCCGAGGCGGCCTTCGTCGAGGGCCGTGACACGGTGGGCGGGATGCACATGACCGGTCGTCGCGCCGGGGAGCTGGCCGCCCAGGCCGGTGCGGGCCACCTGGTCCTCACCCACATCCAGCCCTGGACCGATCCGGCCGTCCCCCTCAAGGAGGCCGCATCCGTCTACTCGGGCCCGTTGGAGGCGGCGACGGCGGACGCCGTCTGGGAGCTGTGA
- a CDS encoding DUF3054 domain-containing protein — protein sequence MSTDGHDRPSRPRTISFTPALPDGADCPWTRDRRTRWWLVVPADLAAVALVALFGAASTRAMGQVVTALWQAAIAVVVAWGATWLLRRRRPDHLEMALPEGIIVAGLTWAVWTALHHLTQSAFGDVPAGASWALMTGTFLLVFLGGWRWLYGYVRAHDSLTPKPVARRLAQQEQRQEQEGR from the coding sequence GTGAGCACCGACGGACACGATCGCCCCTCACGGCCGCGGACGATCTCCTTCACCCCGGCTCTTCCCGACGGGGCGGACTGCCCCTGGACCCGGGACCGCAGGACGCGCTGGTGGCTGGTGGTGCCCGCGGACCTGGCGGCCGTGGCGCTCGTGGCCCTGTTCGGTGCCGCCTCGACGCGCGCGATGGGGCAGGTCGTCACCGCGCTGTGGCAGGCGGCCATCGCAGTGGTCGTCGCCTGGGGGGCTACCTGGCTCCTTCGACGTCGCCGCCCTGATCACCTGGAGATGGCACTGCCCGAGGGGATTATCGTTGCGGGCCTGACCTGGGCGGTCTGGACCGCGCTGCACCATCTCACGCAGTCGGCGTTCGGTGACGTCCCGGCCGGCGCCTCCTGGGCGCTGATGACCGGTACCTTCCTTCTGGTGTTCCTGGGAGGGTGGCGCTGGCTCTACGGTTATGTGCGGGCCCACGACTCCCTGACCCCCAAGCCCGTGGCGCGCCGCCTCGCCCAGCAGGAGCAGCGGCAGGAGCAGGAAGGGCGATAG